The proteins below come from a single Leptolyngbya sp. 'hensonii' genomic window:
- a CDS encoding prepilin-type N-terminal cleavage/methylation domain-containing protein has protein sequence MSQHLLLLLKSLQDRSVRSDRVKANAHRGFTLIELLIVVVIIGVIAAASVPGYLTFINRSRINTVQDNVLRAIKEAQSKAQTEKNAYSVSFRERSGIVEYAVHRYEVNPYGSTNPALWKKLTNSEIKQGQVILRTNINTATSVATAASTDAASWLQKMQNTPNPLLATTVKDQNFGTITFDSKGALPEASNIGDQGLNVTVALRSPGGLPSTQTKRCVILQTIIATLRPEREGKCLSW, from the coding sequence ATGAGTCAGCATCTTCTGCTTCTGCTCAAGTCTCTGCAAGATCGATCAGTCCGTTCTGACCGAGTCAAGGCCAATGCTCACCGTGGATTCACCTTGATCGAACTGCTGATTGTCGTCGTCATTATCGGGGTCATCGCTGCTGCCTCTGTTCCTGGATATTTGACCTTTATCAACCGTAGCCGGATCAACACCGTTCAGGACAATGTGCTCAGAGCCATTAAAGAAGCGCAAAGTAAGGCTCAAACCGAGAAGAACGCCTACAGCGTCAGCTTCCGGGAGAGAAGCGGCATTGTGGAGTACGCCGTCCATCGCTATGAAGTCAACCCTTACGGCAGCACGAATCCAGCCCTCTGGAAAAAATTGACCAATTCTGAGATTAAGCAGGGACAGGTCATTTTACGCACCAATATCAACACCGCAACATCAGTAGCCACTGCTGCATCCACCGATGCGGCAAGTTGGCTGCAGAAAATGCAGAATACCCCCAACCCGTTGCTAGCAACAACCGTTAAAGACCAAAACTTTGGAACCATTACCTTCGACTCCAAAGGGGCTCTACCAGAAGCGAGCAACATTGGTGACCAGGGACTGAATGTTACCGTGGCCCTGCGCTCCCCCGGTGGGCTACCCAGTACCCAGACCAAACGCTGTGTCATTCTCCAAACTATTATTGCCACCCTGCGACCGGAGCGGGAAGGAAAGTGCCTGTCCTGGTAA
- the hpsC gene encoding hormogonium polysaccharide secretion pseudopilin HpsC, whose translation MVPFLLKLLHVTRQRRRSAPRTAGFTLLELLIALAMGLIIVMTLLGFVNNVIQTDRQEQAKSTSEQEVQSALDFIASDLREAVYIYDQDGVTRNKDTSSPFDATKSGIRDQIPPVVPTTGCDDATTCSPVLVFWKRSPRPSTLPTVSASGTVTLNQDDAFVYSLVAYYLINKKDPGWRGTARIGRFVLRDGVRDPGKDPSVEPPYVELDAAQTACDTYLATAKPPDNCLAPQPGFALFGLDKGETKNSMNSWTKGPAAYSNGANWSNPVSVLVDFIDADNQAVDPNVCKTLSATARLVKPVFNATTDGTTADSQTTGTYYTQSRGFYACVDAAQQLAKVYIRGNSLPRIRNKDIKPEAVQYNASRASYFPASNTPTIQARGFLNNN comes from the coding sequence ATGGTGCCTTTTCTACTGAAACTCCTCCATGTGACCCGGCAGCGTCGTCGATCGGCCCCCCGAACTGCAGGCTTCACCCTGCTGGAACTGTTGATCGCCCTGGCTATGGGCTTAATCATTGTGATGACGCTGCTGGGGTTTGTGAATAACGTGATCCAGACCGATCGACAGGAACAGGCTAAGTCCACCTCAGAACAGGAGGTTCAGTCTGCCCTCGACTTCATCGCCAGTGACCTGCGGGAAGCCGTCTACATCTACGATCAGGATGGTGTCACGCGCAACAAAGATACCTCATCCCCATTTGATGCCACAAAATCTGGGATCCGGGACCAGATCCCGCCCGTCGTTCCAACCACAGGTTGTGATGATGCCACGACCTGTTCCCCAGTCCTGGTATTCTGGAAACGGAGTCCTCGACCCAGTACCCTACCAACGGTGAGTGCTAGTGGGACCGTTACCCTGAACCAGGATGATGCCTTTGTCTATTCTCTCGTAGCTTATTATCTGATTAACAAAAAAGATCCGGGTTGGCGGGGAACAGCCCGCATTGGCCGGTTCGTCTTGCGGGATGGGGTGAGAGATCCCGGTAAAGATCCTTCCGTAGAGCCCCCCTATGTCGAACTGGATGCAGCCCAGACTGCCTGTGATACCTACCTGGCTACAGCCAAACCCCCTGATAATTGTCTGGCTCCACAACCGGGCTTTGCCTTGTTCGGATTGGACAAGGGTGAAACCAAAAACAGCATGAATAGCTGGACCAAGGGACCAGCAGCCTATTCCAACGGAGCAAACTGGTCCAATCCAGTAAGCGTTCTGGTTGACTTCATTGATGCAGACAATCAGGCAGTCGATCCCAACGTTTGCAAGACCCTTTCTGCTACGGCCAGGTTGGTCAAGCCTGTCTTTAATGCCACCACTGATGGAACCACAGCTGATTCTCAGACTACGGGCACCTACTATACCCAGTCCCGAGGGTTTTATGCCTGTGTCGATGCCGCTCAACAACTGGCTAAAGTCTACATTCGAGGAAATTCCCTCCCCCGCATTCGGAATAAGGATATTAAACCAGAAGCCGTTCAATATAATGCCAGTCGGGCCAGTTACTTTCCTGCTTCCAATACGCCCACCATCCAGGCCCGTGGATTCCTGAACAACAACTAA
- the hpsA gene encoding hormogonium polysaccharide biosynthesis protein HpsA gives MVTRDFERLTQEIFRQARKLAKSVTKSFFHWLLRSLMILNRQARYDQSGFVLPAVAMVSLVVVLLTLTITARSFDRAKVATNVRVNEVVLRSTIPAVDRARAKLQALFSDPLLPRGTPSDLDFRNALSKGDQLKKYTLGDEVPLRLVYDIDFGSGKDNVIKRLYATDASKNLTESDSKKEEITDSAWKFPIDTDNDGKFDTFTLYSIQFRTPPDRTRPRSPMEARALPQDNSVLNSACANTSASGSAASTGAGDWTRQGSQLRKSFFVYVANVPITKAQASAENTKLGKTYYEAFEGSTAFAGLELQQDRAQIPLNNNAVWAEEDISLTVLPEIRINGRVHTNGNLGVGGNTSGATYFYQVSSPYSCFYDQENSKITVGGNLTDSSADQYTDLTDTSEIHRFNGTKEVAGVKPAPTGQTTTEGITSTTRSVASASGKVASTNSAAFNERLSLLIRAALNVHDTDGDNTALPKDPETNKPIPTVDSVKKTDEFPAQVKQNFEKKLNDKNNSIPARQLLSNELETYFRERIRRVPYAEVASTSKTASDVAIYKLGTTTPYVDDKTSNNFVFGKPITNPIAPPSEWMSIHETLTAVDLNVDTANKLLYPLQTEPSLQQNNGDPKEFNLGDRVLVGNHLPQIWAKFKTDPAPPSGGFSDFDAANGFVNLGDKQPVYMKDATAANKTSKQVEWSKTDGTAQGTQRQRQSQIDILPDLGSTERGGFWEVEAARMPKPDEPVGGLRVITGAGIFVDDLSTGLERTKSFLPAPTLTATVTGNKDALEPPKFTTAKVTSGNDNIVVWPDSMPMTGGPGKLDLKGDLQMRSTVVYHYAADSTKTITPLDGGVVDTKRLPVACISSYYDPTSAETGRNMKTFNGYSLPDVSGGMDITTDNATFTLGMLANGNNPDTDPSTAGVLDRPDNATADPLKNGSNVVIGSGLGAKSNNGVVYPAPYTNAGGRDSAIGTYRTYLDRQARLVYPDGRVVNQALRDALKRYDDSTTDNELLQDYSAIDSAICSLKILLDTSFTPAASPPIPHGAIKEATLLNGREVRSLNALAFNAPYGSKTAGRPLASQQLDLQNAQIREDRSKPATDAVGINTLFDLPLEHRQPLEVRLTELDMNLLRRTKIGTPTNATANSSSNNQEYLLPNSGIIYATRDDALPDASYCDTSATALKPYCFTTDASSQSLVSSTDLLLDPSRRPHGLRLVNGADLSRESFYRFAEKGMTLVTNLPTYIKAESVSSSSPLDIDGGFNLHKDPTQRTTKNSLSIHLLSTTTLREEFKDYLVAQMTTDWTNFYNRKTLNPSFACRTNQTNTCGTGDQWRAATIISDAQTLLSANFMDGFRDQGDYDLRNNAYNDQLNQYLSQGFLPNNFLSSSHWVFSTNIPNTSSNTNRNNDYYFSSTDPTLPYIPRLMPTATYPPPYMSRPNPGATWAATDRYQPYKYRNSYVNNGVTPIQRRMNFSEYLMETCTRVPVSECKVREWDSTNNEWKPGDWLVNDADRASDPEVIGKRLNVITKDQTPASGAVAIYSGTTAVPAIPEWQRYPRRVAFLRDNREKLSDGKKNPNRFGLILEGESTKRCNVVPVDNTKFTEFTTLPVTIDGYNFVDVTAITDANAATTLPDEDECRPIPIGIKGENTTASYTFNSAIPAIYDAATPALNPSTTGIIRPFPIGSNIRVGNTMYCAQGRICYSNTFLDTITYDPDITTATNSSGFVIPAGNRTAANGFRDRSNSNFPRMANKALWFSVVMDINTASQYTGGPTPTPKPATPTPTWTPTPKPTPKPTPKPATPTPTPKPATPTPTPKPTPTLGPGSYLPGETRVAAGTGQSGTQPAGPHPALVAARPTESTGLGGLVNRFLFGAPAQATEPPASVPVPEAVVANLPDDSFLMAATPPDSPAPSVEPVPTAGTNMNFSQLVNGRYDKRGPRESGGANNSRAGKLRSLYIHRMPLLSDSDPTTWTGTKDGIDLAGQPVLTPVLQIHNPNGDANDYGGCSGGVFSGNMMFGEAVNSISSCGSSINMTQSWVQVASESMFNVVSVAGSSPAMAGTPGSDTKYRDTKSGGGLQNFPRFLEAWSDNTGSIPARISGSLIQSKASAYATAPFQPVDESQRASAFFTDTTTPAPSSDYTNNYSSFAGERTYRYRGGVVGGIASYYLAPKRYWGYDVGLLSQSPDLFAQRFTKPSTDRPTEFYREVSREDAWVKILLCAGQRKDPTSATTDYEYAIDTVLHPKKFGLTPGSECRALADYKD, from the coding sequence ATGGTTACCCGTGATTTTGAGAGATTGACCCAAGAAATCTTCAGACAGGCTCGTAAGCTGGCGAAATCCGTAACGAAGAGCTTCTTCCACTGGCTCCTCCGCAGCTTAATGATTTTGAACCGGCAGGCCCGTTATGATCAGTCCGGCTTCGTTCTGCCAGCAGTGGCGATGGTATCTCTTGTGGTCGTCCTGCTAACCCTGACGATCACCGCAAGATCCTTCGATCGGGCCAAAGTCGCCACCAATGTCCGGGTGAATGAAGTGGTACTGCGCTCTACCATCCCAGCAGTGGACCGGGCCAGAGCCAAACTTCAGGCCCTGTTCTCCGATCCCCTGCTCCCCCGAGGCACCCCGTCTGACTTGGACTTCCGCAACGCCTTGAGCAAGGGAGACCAGTTGAAGAAGTACACCCTGGGAGACGAAGTTCCGCTCCGCCTGGTGTACGACATCGATTTTGGCAGTGGTAAGGACAATGTCATCAAGCGTCTTTATGCCACTGATGCTTCCAAAAACCTGACTGAAAGCGACAGCAAGAAGGAAGAGATTACTGACTCTGCCTGGAAGTTCCCGATCGACACCGACAACGACGGAAAGTTCGACACCTTCACTTTATATAGTATTCAGTTCCGAACACCGCCCGATCGGACTCGCCCCAGAAGCCCGATGGAAGCCAGGGCTCTGCCTCAAGATAATTCCGTGCTGAACAGTGCCTGCGCCAACACCAGCGCCAGTGGTTCCGCCGCGTCTACAGGGGCCGGTGACTGGACCAGACAGGGATCCCAGTTGCGGAAGAGCTTCTTTGTCTATGTGGCGAATGTCCCAATCACGAAAGCTCAGGCCAGCGCTGAAAATACGAAGCTGGGCAAAACCTATTACGAAGCCTTTGAGGGCAGCACTGCCTTTGCAGGGCTCGAACTCCAGCAAGACCGAGCCCAAATCCCACTCAACAATAACGCGGTCTGGGCCGAGGAAGACATCTCCCTGACCGTGTTGCCAGAAATCCGGATTAACGGTCGGGTCCACACGAACGGGAACCTGGGGGTAGGCGGAAACACGTCTGGTGCCACCTACTTCTATCAGGTCAGCAGCCCCTACTCTTGTTTTTATGATCAGGAGAACTCCAAAATCACCGTCGGTGGCAACCTGACCGATAGCAGTGCCGACCAATACACTGATCTAACAGATACCAGTGAAATTCACCGCTTCAATGGCACCAAGGAAGTGGCCGGGGTGAAACCTGCTCCTACCGGTCAGACTACCACTGAGGGGATCACCTCTACCACCCGATCGGTCGCATCGGCCAGTGGTAAGGTTGCCTCCACCAACAGTGCCGCCTTCAACGAACGGCTTTCTCTCCTGATTCGGGCTGCCCTGAACGTCCACGATACAGATGGGGACAACACCGCCCTGCCCAAGGATCCGGAGACGAACAAGCCGATTCCAACCGTGGATAGTGTGAAGAAAACGGACGAGTTTCCGGCTCAGGTGAAGCAAAACTTCGAGAAGAAACTCAACGATAAGAACAACAGTATTCCAGCCCGACAGCTTCTCTCCAATGAACTGGAAACTTATTTCCGAGAGCGGATTCGCCGGGTTCCCTATGCGGAAGTTGCGTCCACCAGTAAGACCGCCAGTGATGTTGCCATTTACAAGCTGGGGACCACCACGCCCTATGTCGATGACAAAACGAGCAATAACTTTGTCTTCGGTAAACCCATAACCAACCCCATTGCGCCTCCCAGCGAATGGATGTCCATTCATGAAACCCTGACCGCAGTAGACCTGAATGTAGATACCGCTAACAAGCTCCTCTATCCCCTGCAGACAGAGCCCAGCCTGCAACAGAATAACGGGGATCCAAAGGAATTCAACCTGGGCGATCGGGTGCTGGTCGGGAACCACCTGCCCCAGATCTGGGCCAAGTTCAAGACCGACCCGGCACCGCCATCGGGTGGCTTCAGCGATTTCGATGCTGCCAATGGCTTCGTCAACCTAGGGGACAAGCAGCCGGTTTACATGAAGGATGCGACGGCGGCCAATAAAACCTCCAAACAGGTGGAATGGAGCAAAACCGATGGTACGGCTCAGGGCACCCAACGCCAACGCCAGAGCCAGATCGACATTCTGCCTGACCTGGGTTCAACCGAGCGGGGCGGATTCTGGGAAGTGGAAGCAGCCCGGATGCCGAAGCCTGATGAACCCGTGGGTGGTCTGCGGGTCATCACCGGAGCCGGGATTTTTGTCGATGACTTGAGCACTGGCCTGGAGCGCACCAAATCTTTCCTGCCTGCCCCCACCCTGACGGCCACGGTGACAGGCAACAAGGATGCTCTAGAACCCCCCAAATTCACCACAGCCAAAGTCACCTCCGGCAACGACAATATCGTGGTCTGGCCCGACTCCATGCCCATGACCGGTGGACCTGGCAAACTGGATCTCAAAGGGGACCTGCAGATGCGGTCTACGGTGGTTTACCACTATGCCGCCGATAGCACCAAGACGATTACCCCGCTGGATGGGGGTGTGGTAGATACCAAGCGCCTGCCAGTCGCTTGTATCAGTAGCTACTATGACCCGACCAGTGCCGAGACGGGTCGGAACATGAAGACCTTTAATGGGTACTCCCTCCCAGATGTCAGCGGGGGGATGGACATCACCACCGACAACGCCACTTTTACCCTGGGAATGCTGGCCAATGGCAATAACCCAGATACGGATCCCAGTACTGCTGGTGTGCTCGATCGGCCCGACAACGCAACCGCTGACCCCCTGAAGAATGGGTCCAATGTGGTCATTGGCAGTGGTCTGGGGGCCAAGTCCAACAACGGGGTCGTCTATCCTGCACCCTACACCAACGCTGGCGGACGGGATTCTGCCATCGGCACCTACCGGACCTACCTGGACCGGCAGGCCCGCCTCGTCTATCCTGATGGTCGGGTGGTGAACCAGGCCCTGCGGGATGCCCTCAAACGCTACGACGATAGCACCACGGACAACGAACTGTTGCAGGATTACTCGGCCATTGACTCGGCCATCTGCTCCCTGAAAATCCTGCTGGATACAAGCTTTACCCCTGCCGCTAGCCCCCCCATCCCCCACGGGGCGATTAAGGAAGCCACCCTGTTGAATGGCCGGGAAGTTCGTTCCCTCAATGCCCTGGCCTTCAATGCTCCCTACGGCAGCAAGACTGCTGGCCGCCCCCTGGCCTCCCAGCAACTCGACCTGCAGAATGCCCAGATTCGGGAAGACCGGAGCAAGCCAGCGACTGATGCGGTGGGGATTAATACCCTGTTTGACCTGCCCCTAGAGCACCGCCAGCCCCTAGAGGTGCGGCTGACGGAGCTGGATATGAACCTGCTGCGCCGGACCAAGATTGGCACCCCAACCAATGCAACTGCCAATAGCTCCAGCAATAACCAGGAATACCTGCTACCCAACAGTGGCATTATCTACGCCACCCGGGATGACGCCCTGCCCGATGCCAGCTACTGCGATACCTCCGCAACGGCCCTGAAGCCCTATTGCTTCACCACAGATGCCAGTTCCCAGTCCCTCGTCAGTTCCACCGACCTGCTCCTTGACCCCAGCCGCCGCCCCCATGGGCTCCGCCTGGTGAATGGGGCGGACCTCTCCCGGGAAAGCTTCTACCGCTTTGCGGAGAAGGGGATGACCCTGGTCACCAACCTGCCCACCTATATCAAGGCAGAATCAGTTTCCTCCTCCTCTCCCCTGGATATTGATGGGGGCTTTAACCTGCACAAGGACCCCACCCAGCGCACCACCAAGAACAGCCTCTCGATTCATCTCCTCAGTACCACCACCCTGCGGGAAGAATTTAAGGACTATCTGGTGGCCCAGATGACCACCGACTGGACCAATTTCTACAACCGCAAAACCCTCAACCCCAGTTTCGCCTGCCGCACTAACCAGACCAATACCTGTGGCACTGGCGATCAGTGGCGGGCTGCCACCATCATCTCGGATGCCCAGACCCTGCTCTCGGCCAACTTCATGGATGGCTTCCGGGACCAAGGGGACTATGACCTGCGGAACAACGCCTACAATGACCAACTGAATCAGTACCTGAGCCAAGGCTTCCTGCCCAACAACTTTCTGAGTAGCTCCCACTGGGTCTTCTCCACCAATATCCCAAACACCAGCAGCAACACCAACCGCAACAACGACTACTATTTCTCTTCCACTGACCCAACCCTGCCCTATATCCCTCGGTTGATGCCCACGGCCACCTATCCACCCCCCTACATGAGTAGGCCCAATCCAGGAGCCACCTGGGCAGCCACCGATCGCTATCAGCCTTACAAGTATCGGAACTCCTACGTCAACAACGGGGTGACGCCGATTCAGCGGCGGATGAACTTCAGCGAATACCTGATGGAAACCTGTACCAGGGTTCCCGTCAGCGAATGTAAGGTCAGAGAATGGGATTCCACCAATAACGAGTGGAAACCAGGGGATTGGCTGGTGAATGATGCCGATCGGGCCTCCGATCCAGAAGTAATCGGGAAGCGGCTGAACGTGATCACGAAGGATCAGACCCCCGCCTCCGGAGCCGTGGCCATCTACTCCGGCACCACGGCTGTCCCTGCCATTCCCGAATGGCAGCGTTACCCCCGCCGGGTGGCCTTCCTGCGGGATAACCGGGAGAAACTTTCGGATGGCAAGAAGAATCCGAATCGCTTCGGCCTGATTCTGGAAGGGGAATCCACCAAGCGCTGTAACGTAGTGCCTGTAGACAACACGAAGTTCACGGAGTTTACGACCCTGCCCGTCACCATTGACGGCTACAACTTTGTCGATGTCACCGCGATTACCGATGCCAATGCGGCCACCACCTTACCTGATGAGGATGAGTGCCGACCCATTCCAATTGGGATCAAGGGAGAGAACACCACGGCCAGCTATACCTTTAATAGCGCTATTCCGGCCATCTATGACGCTGCCACCCCCGCTCTGAATCCCTCCACCACCGGGATCATTCGACCCTTCCCGATCGGGAGCAACATCCGCGTCGGCAACACCATGTACTGTGCCCAGGGTCGCATCTGCTATAGCAATACCTTCCTGGACACCATCACCTACGACCCAGACATCACCACAGCCACCAACTCCTCTGGCTTCGTGATTCCGGCTGGCAACCGGACTGCTGCCAACGGCTTCCGAGATCGGTCCAACAGCAACTTCCCCCGGATGGCGAACAAGGCCCTCTGGTTCTCGGTGGTAATGGATATCAACACCGCCAGCCAGTACACGGGCGGCCCCACACCAACCCCGAAACCGGCCACCCCAACACCCACCTGGACGCCGACGCCGAAGCCGACGCCGAAGCCGACGCCAAAGCCAGCCACCCCAACACCCACGCCGAAACCGGCCACCCCAACGCCCACGCCGAAGCCCACCCCCACCCTCGGACCTGGTTCCTACCTCCCTGGCGAGACCCGGGTGGCCGCCGGTACTGGGCAATCGGGAACTCAACCCGCAGGACCCCATCCTGCCCTGGTTGCAGCCCGACCCACAGAATCCACCGGTTTAGGGGGCCTGGTGAACCGCTTCCTGTTCGGCGCACCGGCCCAGGCTACCGAGCCTCCGGCCAGCGTACCGGTCCCGGAAGCTGTTGTGGCCAATTTGCCAGATGACTCTTTCCTGATGGCAGCCACGCCCCCAGATTCCCCCGCCCCCTCGGTAGAGCCAGTACCTACCGCTGGCACCAACATGAACTTCTCCCAACTGGTAAATGGGCGCTATGACAAGCGGGGTCCAAGAGAATCTGGAGGGGCCAACAACAGCCGGGCCGGGAAGCTTCGCTCCCTGTACATCCATCGCATGCCCCTGTTGAGTGACAGTGATCCAACCACCTGGACAGGGACTAAAGATGGCATTGACCTTGCGGGTCAACCAGTTCTGACGCCGGTGCTGCAAATTCACAATCCCAACGGGGATGCTAACGACTATGGGGGTTGTAGCGGTGGCGTCTTCAGTGGCAACATGATGTTTGGGGAGGCGGTCAACTCCATCAGCAGTTGCGGCTCCTCCATCAACATGACCCAGTCCTGGGTGCAGGTTGCTTCTGAATCCATGTTCAACGTGGTCAGTGTGGCGGGTAGTTCTCCGGCCATGGCTGGAACCCCCGGCAGTGACACCAAGTACCGGGATACCAAGTCAGGTGGAGGTTTGCAGAACTTCCCCCGCTTCCTGGAAGCCTGGAGTGACAATACAGGATCAATCCCAGCCCGAATTAGCGGCAGTCTGATTCAGTCCAAAGCCAGTGCCTATGCTACTGCGCCCTTCCAACCTGTGGATGAATCCCAGCGAGCCTCGGCCTTCTTTACCGACACCACGACTCCGGCTCCGTCCTCTGATTACACCAATAACTACAGTAGCTTTGCAGGTGAACGGACCTACCGCTACCGGGGCGGCGTTGTCGGTGGGATTGCCTCCTACTACCTGGCACCGAAACGGTACTGGGGTTATGATGTGGGTCTACTGTCCCAGTCCCCTGACCTGTTTGCCCAGCGATTTACCAAACCCTCCACCGATCGACCCACCGAGTTCTATCGGGAAGTCAGTCGGGAAGATGCCTGGGTCAAGATCCTCCTCTGCGCTGGTCAGCGGAAAGATCCCACCAGTGCCACCACAGACTACGAGTATGCTATCGATACGGTGCTGCATCCCAAGAAGTTTGGTTTAACCCCTGGCAGCGAGTGCAGAGCCCTGGCTGACTATAAGGATTAG
- the hpsB gene encoding hormogonium polysaccharide secretion pseudopilin HpsB has protein sequence MMMRGLKQLHRRSRKSRIPAPPRKPGAGNGFHAGFSILEPLIAILVVAILLSAIAPILAFSAATRLQARRVELATQAARGYIDLVEKDPRKRPPFISGFALAPSATGGNTFLSQLPPPDNLALNCPVSDAYCQQPVGLFCINYDNRPGCDAKSSRDMIIQALRTTTKATPTSTTVTFPMTDYPEDPYNPNVKSTADDDYAKGYRIAVRVYRAASFDGQNVNAFKDRAGAKNQSAVTRGVGNAKRQLVELTTEVYNTDSNSNPVPAISDLCKRLTPGTDLKNDLSKCISN, from the coding sequence ATGATGATGCGTGGCTTGAAACAACTGCATCGCCGGAGCCGGAAATCTCGTATCCCGGCTCCTCCCAGAAAACCAGGGGCAGGCAATGGCTTCCATGCCGGGTTCTCCATTCTGGAACCCCTGATCGCGATTCTCGTCGTCGCCATCCTGCTCTCTGCGATCGCCCCAATTCTGGCCTTCTCGGCTGCCACCCGCCTCCAGGCCAGGCGAGTGGAGCTGGCCACCCAGGCAGCCAGAGGGTATATTGACCTGGTGGAGAAAGACCCCCGGAAACGGCCTCCCTTTATCAGTGGCTTTGCACTGGCCCCCTCAGCCACCGGGGGAAACACCTTCCTGAGCCAGCTCCCTCCCCCAGACAACCTGGCCCTGAACTGTCCGGTTTCCGACGCTTACTGTCAACAACCCGTAGGTCTGTTTTGCATCAACTATGACAATAGACCGGGCTGTGATGCTAAAAGCTCGCGAGACATGATCATTCAGGCCCTGCGAACCACCACAAAAGCAACACCCACCTCGACCACGGTAACGTTTCCGATGACGGATTATCCGGAAGACCCCTATAACCCCAACGTCAAGAGCACAGCGGATGACGACTATGCTAAAGGCTATAGGATAGCCGTTCGGGTTTATCGAGCGGCTTCCTTCGATGGCCAGAATGTCAATGCGTTCAAAGACCGGGCTGGAGCCAAAAATCAGTCTGCCGTCACCCGGGGGGTGGGCAATGCCAAGCGCCAGTTGGTGGAACTGACCACGGAGGTTTATAACACTGACAGCAACAGCAACCCCGTGCCTGCGATTTCAGACCTGTGCAAACGTCTGACTCCCGGCACAGACTTAAAGAACGATCTGTCCAAATGTATCAGTAACTAG